A window of Hevea brasiliensis isolate MT/VB/25A 57/8 chromosome 14, ASM3005281v1, whole genome shotgun sequence contains these coding sequences:
- the LOC110646750 gene encoding protein EXORDIUM-like 2, whose protein sequence is MASIFHFAILLFGFVQPLVAVLVQEQPLVLKYHNGVLLKGNVTVNLIWYGKFTPIQRSIIVDFITSLSSNRAPLPSAASWWKTTEKYRGGSCSLKVGRQILHEEYTLGKVLKTRHLLALASKTNFAIDSINVVLTAQDVVVDGFCMSRCGTHGSSRGSVRGTYIWVGNSETQCPGQCAWPFHQPIYGPQTPPLVAPNGDVGVDGMIINLATLLANTVTNPFNSGYFQGPPTAPLEAVSACTGIFGSGSYPGYPGRVLVDKATGASYNAHGFNGRKYLFPAMWDPQTSACKTLV, encoded by the coding sequence ATGGCTTCCATTTTCCACTTTGCCATTCTTCTTTTTGGCTTTGTTCAACCTTTGGTTGCTGTTTTAGTTCAAGAACAGCCTCTGGTTCTCAAGTACCATAACGGTGTTCTCTTGAAGGGAAACGTCACTGTTAATCTAATCTGGTACGGCAAATTCACCCCTATTCAACGCTCTATAATCGTTGATTTTATTACTTCTTTGAGCTCCAACAGAGCACCACTTCCCTCCGCCGCTTCCTGGTGGAAGACCACAGAGAAGTACCGTGGCGGTTCTTGCTCTCTCAAAGTTGGCCGTCAAATCCTCCACGAGGAGTACACTCTTGGAAAAGTCCTCAAGACTAGGCATTTACTTGCTTTGGCCTCCAAAACGAACTTCGCAATCGACTCTATCAATGTCGTTTTGACAGCTCAAGACGTCGTCGTTGATGGATTTTGCATGAGCAGGTGCGGGACACACGGGTCGTCTCGCGGATCGGTTCGGGGCACATACATATGGGTCGGCAACTCGGAGACTCAGTGTCCTGGCCAATGCGCCTGGCCTTTCCACCAGCCTATTTACGGTCCACAGACACCACCGTTGGTGGCACCTAATGGAGACGTTGGAGTTGACGGTATGATCATAAACTTGGCTACTCTCTTGGCGAACACCGTCACCAATCCTTTTAATAGCGGTTACTTCCAAGGTCCGCCCACTGCTCCTCTGGAGGCCGTATCCGCTTGCACTGGGATATTCGGATCGGGTTCATACCCGGGTTATCCGGGTCGGGTCTTGGTGGATAAGGCCACGGGGGCAAGCTATAACGCCCACGGTTTCAATGGCCGCAAGTACTTGTTCCCGGCCATGTGGGATCCGCAAACAAGCGCATGCAAAACACTTGTGTGA
- the LOC110646751 gene encoding polyadenylate-binding protein 3 isoform X3: protein MVDYSCTPEEVQLHFQSCGTVNRITIRTDKYGQPKGYAYVEFVEPEAVQEALLLNESELHGRQLKVTAKRTNVPGMKQFRPRRPNPYMGFPPRGSHVPPYFHSRYGYGKVPRFRMPMRYSPYS from the exons ATG GTGGACTATTCATGCACCCCTGAAGAAGTGCAGCTGCACTTCCAATCTTGTGGGACAGTAAATAGGATCACTATTCGTACAGACAAGTATGGCCAACCAAAGGGTTATGCATATGTGGAATTTGTTGAGCCAGAGGCTGTTCAAGAGGCTCTCCTTCTGAATGAATCTGAATTACATGGCCGCCAATTGAAG GTGACTGCAAAAAGGACCAATGTACCAGGAATGAAGCAGTTCCGTCCACGCCGACCTAACCCTTACATGGGATTTCCACCCAGGGGCTCACATGTGCCGCCTTATTTCCACTCTCGTTATGGATATGG GAAGGTTCCAAGATTCAGAATGCCTATGCGTTACAGCCCCTACAGCTGA